The following are encoded together in the Candidatus Woesebacteria bacterium genome:
- a CDS encoding YraN family protein, which produces MREAKNNSSNLGKKGEDFACKFLVRQGYKILKRNYRSKYAEIDLVAQVDDILVFVEVKTRRSARYGLPEEAVNTKKIEKIKMAAYYYIQMEKPKTNKYRIDVVSIVVDKNENVSAHIIQTG; this is translated from the coding sequence ATGCGGGAAGCAAAAAATAATTCTTCAAATTTGGGCAAAAAAGGTGAAGACTTTGCCTGTAAATTTCTTGTCAGACAAGGCTATAAAATACTTAAACGTAATTACAGATCCAAATATGCAGAAATAGATTTGGTTGCCCAAGTGGATGACATCTTGGTTTTTGTTGAAGTCAAAACAAGAAGATCCGCTCGGTATGGTTTACCCGAAGAAGCAGTTAATACTAAAAAGATAGAAAAGATTAAAATGGCTGCGTACTATTACATTCAAATGGAAAAACCTAAAACCAACAAATATAGAATCGATGTAGTTAGTATTGTTGTCGATAAAAACGAAAATGTTTCAGCACATATAATTCAAACTGGATGA
- the rplS gene encoding 50S ribosomal protein L19, translated as MALYATHNNTKFGVGDTIRVSQKIKEGDKTRIQVFEGMVIKIKGRDVGKTFTVRRIGSQRVGIERIYPLFSPIIQEINVVKSGVRGVRHAKIYYTRDKSTKEISKIQSRANRRGAAKLKYSSKKDIHKVLIAKNTSLHSSKKSSKKISKPADAGSKK; from the coding sequence ATGGCACTATACGCAACACACAATAATACAAAATTTGGAGTAGGTGATACTATTCGGGTAAGTCAAAAAATTAAAGAAGGAGACAAAACCAGAATTCAAGTATTTGAAGGTATGGTTATTAAAATCAAGGGTAGAGATGTAGGAAAAACCTTTACTGTTAGAAGAATCGGTTCTCAGAGAGTGGGAATAGAAAGAATTTATCCTCTATTTTCGCCAATTATTCAGGAAATTAATGTGGTAAAAAGTGGTGTTAGAGGTGTCAGACATGCAAAGATTTATTATACGAGAGATAAATCCACCAAAGAAATAAGTAAAATACAATCAAGAGCAAACAGAAGAGGCGCGGCAAAACTTAAATATTCAAGCAAAAAAGATATTCACAAGGTTCTAATTGCTAAAAATACTTCTTTACACTCATCTAAGAAATCAAGTAAAAAAATATCCAAACCTGCCGATGCGGGAAGCAAAAAATAA
- the dnaE gene encoding DNA polymerase III subunit alpha: MANKFVHLHLHTEYSLLDGMSKIKDLFTHVKENDMDTVAITDHGVMYGVVEFYKKAQDAQIKPIIGMEAYTTNIDLDKRPERNKFKNFHLLLLAKNNEGYKNLMKLTSIAHLEGYYYRPRITREILAKHANGLICSSACPAGELATSLIDGQYDEARKTAQWFLDVFGDNYYLEIQRHNYKDYIDTAINSDVKQEITKMANVEEIINKGVLKLSRELAIPIIATNDSHYIKKEDAQAQDALVCIATGKDVSDTKRLRFIDTPEYYVKSPSEMIELFRDVPDAIENTVKIAEKCEIEIKLGEWFFPKIDIPKGSTPDSELKKLAVEGLKKRYAEITPELKRRLAYEIKVIIDKGYPEYFLIYKDMTDWAAKNKIPINTRGSAAGSLVSYCLGITTVDPIRYVLPFERFLNPLRPSAPDIDLDISDTKREKMIAYLTKKYGEDKVAQISTFGRMLAKGSVRDVARVLGYPYNKGDELSKLIPLGSQGFPMSIDRAFKENPDFKAQYDTDADSKRIIDLAKQIEGNARHISVHAAGVVISPTKMTDFTPVRHEPSGDKVITQYEMHACEDVGLIKLDILGIRNLSILEESIHLTKQVRNVDVDLSKIPLDDKKTFEMLTRGETFGVFQMGGSGMTKWLMELAPERIEDINAMIALYRPGPMANIPDYIARKKGNQEIVYAHPKMEKYLDKSFGILVYQDDLLYTALELAGYDWKEVDKFRKAVGKKIPEEMALQHIKFVDGCVEFSNMTKEEAEDLWKLFEPFQGYGFNKAHAASYGMVSYQTAYMKANYTVEYMCALLTAESNDIDKVSEAIAECRRLGIKVLAPDINESGTAFTVVKDEDSLDKRAIRFGLEAIKNVGQAAIEAILEVRKDNEFSSFLDFLKRVDARKVNKKVLESLIKVGAMSRFGTRASLLGAMDEMRNKVAKPKGFENQQGLFGVDEVKTSITKESDDILLNAEEFSKDEMANFERELMGFALSAKPLGEIIGPLKSAATHNIDEIVSENSAVKNVKIAAIIDDIRLVVTKKSGKEMAFVRCKDETGAIDLVVFPTIYTKAKAMLFENQPVLITGKMDMRDDSISILVDEIDTIESLKQGTNTFNIRIPEGVDAEQLKQLKKILLDNPGSQKVCLIFEGSNSRRVDLNFGITWSENLSALIAYVFVKPVLIAGDIEEPLN; the protein is encoded by the coding sequence ATGGCTAATAAGTTTGTTCATCTACATCTACATACCGAATACTCCTTGCTTGATGGTATGAGCAAAATAAAAGATTTGTTCACCCATGTCAAAGAAAATGACATGGATACGGTTGCCATAACAGATCATGGTGTTATGTACGGTGTGGTTGAGTTTTATAAAAAAGCACAGGACGCGCAAATAAAACCAATTATTGGAATGGAAGCATACACCACAAATATCGATCTGGACAAACGTCCCGAAAGAAATAAATTTAAAAATTTCCACCTTCTATTATTGGCCAAAAACAACGAAGGATACAAAAATCTAATGAAGTTGACATCGATTGCGCATCTGGAGGGTTACTACTATCGACCGCGTATTACACGAGAAATATTGGCAAAGCATGCAAATGGATTAATCTGCTCTTCCGCTTGTCCGGCAGGAGAATTGGCGACAAGTTTAATAGACGGCCAGTATGATGAAGCACGAAAAACCGCCCAATGGTTTTTGGATGTTTTTGGTGATAATTATTATCTGGAAATTCAACGCCATAACTATAAAGACTACATTGACACGGCAATTAATAGCGACGTCAAACAGGAAATTACTAAAATGGCAAATGTTGAGGAGATAATAAATAAAGGTGTCTTGAAACTAAGTAGAGAACTTGCAATTCCGATTATTGCTACGAACGATAGTCATTATATAAAGAAGGAAGATGCCCAAGCGCAGGACGCTCTTGTGTGTATTGCGACAGGTAAAGATGTTTCCGATACCAAAAGATTGCGATTTATCGACACTCCTGAGTATTACGTAAAATCACCCAGTGAAATGATAGAGCTTTTTAGGGACGTTCCCGATGCAATCGAAAATACTGTAAAAATTGCCGAGAAGTGTGAAATCGAAATAAAACTTGGCGAATGGTTTTTCCCTAAAATTGATATCCCCAAAGGCAGTACGCCGGATAGTGAACTAAAAAAATTAGCTGTTGAAGGTCTTAAAAAAAGGTACGCTGAAATTACACCGGAATTAAAACGCAGACTGGCTTATGAAATCAAGGTAATAATTGACAAGGGATATCCTGAATACTTTTTAATTTATAAAGACATGACCGATTGGGCTGCAAAAAATAAAATTCCCATAAACACCAGAGGTTCGGCGGCGGGATCTTTAGTGTCATATTGTCTTGGTATAACGACAGTTGATCCGATACGGTATGTATTGCCTTTTGAGAGATTTTTAAATCCGCTTCGTCCAAGCGCGCCGGATATTGATTTGGATATATCAGATACAAAACGGGAAAAAATGATAGCCTATCTGACGAAAAAATACGGTGAAGACAAAGTGGCTCAGATTTCAACTTTTGGAAGAATGCTTGCCAAAGGTTCTGTTAGGGATGTGGCGCGTGTCCTCGGTTACCCATACAATAAAGGCGATGAATTATCTAAACTCATACCTCTTGGTTCGCAGGGTTTTCCCATGTCGATAGATCGTGCTTTCAAAGAGAATCCTGATTTTAAAGCTCAGTATGACACTGATGCCGATTCGAAAAGAATAATTGATTTGGCAAAACAAATTGAAGGAAATGCCAGGCATATTTCGGTGCATGCAGCCGGGGTGGTAATTTCTCCAACCAAAATGACGGATTTCACCCCCGTTCGCCACGAACCTTCCGGAGATAAAGTTATTACTCAATACGAAATGCATGCGTGTGAAGATGTAGGTCTTATTAAACTCGATATTTTAGGAATACGAAATTTATCCATCCTCGAAGAATCGATTCATTTGACTAAACAAGTTAGAAATGTTGATGTTGATTTAAGTAAAATTCCTCTAGATGATAAAAAAACTTTCGAAATGCTCACCAGAGGTGAAACTTTTGGCGTATTTCAAATGGGTGGAAGCGGTATGACCAAGTGGCTGATGGAACTTGCTCCGGAGAGAATAGAGGATATTAACGCGATGATCGCCTTATACCGACCGGGTCCTATGGCGAATATTCCTGACTATATTGCCAGAAAAAAAGGGAATCAAGAAATTGTATATGCCCATCCGAAGATGGAGAAATATCTCGATAAGTCATTTGGTATTTTGGTTTATCAGGATGATCTTTTGTATACCGCATTGGAACTTGCGGGATATGACTGGAAAGAAGTGGACAAATTCAGAAAAGCTGTTGGTAAAAAAATACCGGAGGAAATGGCGCTTCAACACATTAAATTCGTTGACGGATGTGTTGAGTTCTCCAACATGACGAAAGAAGAAGCTGAGGACTTATGGAAATTATTTGAACCTTTCCAGGGTTATGGTTTTAATAAAGCTCATGCCGCAAGTTACGGAATGGTGTCATACCAAACTGCGTACATGAAAGCAAATTACACCGTTGAATATATGTGTGCTTTGCTTACCGCGGAGTCTAACGATATTGATAAGGTATCCGAAGCCATTGCGGAATGTAGACGGCTTGGGATTAAGGTACTTGCTCCCGATATTAATGAAAGCGGAACAGCTTTTACTGTTGTTAAAGATGAAGATTCACTTGATAAGCGCGCGATAAGGTTTGGACTTGAAGCCATCAAAAATGTTGGCCAAGCTGCAATTGAGGCGATATTGGAGGTAAGAAAAGATAATGAATTCAGTTCATTTTTGGATTTTCTTAAAAGAGTTGATGCAAGAAAAGTTAACAAGAAAGTACTTGAAAGTCTTATTAAAGTTGGCGCAATGTCGCGATTTGGAACTCGCGCATCGCTTCTTGGTGCCATGGATGAGATGAGAAATAAAGTTGCAAAACCAAAAGGTTTTGAAAATCAGCAAGGACTATTTGGTGTCGATGAAGTTAAGACTAGTATAACCAAAGAAAGTGATGATATTTTGCTCAACGCCGAGGAATTTTCCAAGGATGAGATGGCGAATTTTGAAAGAGAATTGATGGGATTTGCCTTGTCTGCAAAACCCTTGGGTGAGATAATTGGACCCCTAAAAAGTGCAGCCACACATAACATTGATGAAATAGTATCAGAAAACAGTGCGGTTAAAAACGTAAAAATTGCCGCAATTATTGACGATATTAGGTTGGTAGTTACAAAAAAGTCGGGTAAAGAAATGGCATTTGTCAGATGTAAAGATGAAACGGGTGCGATAGATTTAGTTGTTTTTCCGACTATTTATACAAAAGCTAAAGCGATGCTCTTTGAAAATCAGCCGGTTTTAATTACGGGTAAAATGGATATGCGTGACGATTCAATTTCAATTTTAGTGGATGAAATTGATACGATTGAGAGTTTAAAACAAGGTACCAATACTTTTAATATTCGGATTCCTGAGGGTGTTGATGCCGAGCAATTAAAGCAATTGAAGAAAATATTACTTGATAACCCCGGGTCGCAAAAAGTATGTTTGATTTTTGAAGGGAGTAATAGCAGACGAGTTGATTTGAATTTCGGGATAACATGGAGTGAAAATCTATCAGCGCTCATAGCTTATGTATTTGTGAAACCAGTACTTATTGCTGGAGATATTGAGGAACCTCTTAACTAA
- a CDS encoding cupin domain-containing protein, whose product MTSYTTNIEKETLNNDNFRKVLFTGTKMQLVAMSLKPKEEIGEEVHENVDQFFRVEKGSAKFIVENQEFIVNEDEVFIVTAGSKHNVVNIHETEVLKLYTIYAPSNHPEGTVHTTKAEADQAELDHHHEV is encoded by the coding sequence TTGACTAGCTATACAACCAACATAGAGAAAGAAACTTTAAATAATGATAATTTCAGGAAAGTACTTTTTACCGGCACAAAGATGCAATTGGTGGCAATGAGTCTTAAACCGAAAGAAGAAATCGGTGAAGAAGTTCACGAAAATGTTGATCAATTCTTTCGGGTCGAAAAAGGAAGTGCAAAGTTTATTGTCGAAAATCAAGAATTTATAGTAAACGAAGATGAAGTTTTTATTGTCACTGCGGGAAGTAAACATAATGTAGTTAACATACACGAAACTGAAGTTCTCAAACTCTACACTATTTACGCGCCTAGCAATCATCCGGAAGGTACAGTTCACACAACCAAAGCCGAAGCAGATCAGGCGGAGCTTGATCATCACCACGAAGTGTAA
- a CDS encoding VOC family protein, whose protein sequence is MDNKRLNEFLDEVFYKLKEAGIDVSDMQLDHVAYQTKNKQEYENLTGKVSKFYKNLWEIVIDNRRISVNEFTPHIKYRNYVISAIEIVEPKDNEKCNSYFQHAEFVITCEFPDLINKYPNLDWNTTHIFRKDFPRLKLELGNTIEVKFHHASILAKK, encoded by the coding sequence ATGGACAATAAAAGACTAAATGAGTTTCTTGATGAGGTATTTTACAAATTAAAAGAAGCGGGTATTGACGTATCGGACATGCAATTGGATCATGTTGCATACCAAACCAAAAATAAACAAGAATACGAAAACTTGACCGGGAAGGTGTCTAAGTTCTACAAAAATCTATGGGAAATTGTGATAGACAATCGGAGAATAAGCGTAAACGAGTTTACTCCGCATATCAAATATCGCAACTATGTAATTTCAGCTATCGAAATAGTAGAGCCCAAAGACAACGAGAAATGCAATTCATATTTCCAGCACGCGGAATTTGTTATAACTTGTGAGTTCCCTGACCTAATCAATAAATACCCCAATCTTGACTGGAATACGACACATATCTTTCGTAAAGATTTTCCCAGATTAAAACTTGAACTCGGTAATACTATTGAAGTTAAATTTCATCATGCTTCAATTTTGGCGAAAAAATAA
- the gatB gene encoding Asp-tRNA(Asn)/Glu-tRNA(Gln) amidotransferase subunit GatB encodes MTNDLTPVIGLEVHVELSTQSKMFCACSANHFGVKPNSNTCPTCLGLPGALPYMNEKAIEDTIRFGLAFDCKIAEFSKFDRKHYFYPDLPKAFQTSQYDLPFCSLGMWKSDKSTIRITRIHLEEDTAKSQHRVIDGKRVSLIDFNRSGVPLMELVTEPDFANVDDVVSFLKEVQRIVRYLGISDADMEKGSMRLEANVSVGRVEDVEKGKLPNYKIELKNINSFRFLKRAVEIEIGRHKELINKGEKIAQETRGYDEAQDTTFSQRSKEEAKDYRYFPEPDLPPITFDKKTIEAIRATLPMLPSQKRANYKKDYQLSDSYIEFLVEDKIIAEYFETAMSCDTGNKLGPKTIANAMVNQKLHEKYPEPAGLVKKLIEITQISYASTEETLAAIDSVIFENPAIVKQYQEGKGQVIGFLIGQVQKILEGKANVVYVREKLLEKITN; translated from the coding sequence ATGACAAATGATTTAACACCGGTTATTGGACTTGAAGTACATGTCGAGCTTTCAACTCAAAGCAAAATGTTTTGCGCATGTTCAGCTAATCACTTTGGCGTAAAACCGAACTCCAATACGTGTCCTACATGTCTAGGTCTTCCCGGAGCTTTGCCTTATATGAACGAAAAAGCAATTGAAGATACGATACGTTTTGGTCTAGCCTTTGATTGTAAAATCGCAGAATTCAGTAAATTTGATCGGAAGCATTACTTTTACCCCGACTTACCGAAAGCATTTCAGACAAGCCAATACGATCTGCCGTTTTGTTCCCTGGGTATGTGGAAGTCTGACAAGTCAACTATTCGTATAACTCGCATTCATCTTGAGGAGGATACGGCGAAATCGCAGCACCGAGTAATTGATGGAAAACGGGTGTCTTTGATTGATTTCAACCGAAGTGGTGTACCGCTTATGGAACTTGTCACCGAACCTGATTTTGCTAACGTTGATGATGTTGTAAGTTTTCTAAAAGAGGTGCAAAGAATTGTCAGATATTTGGGTATATCAGATGCCGATATGGAAAAAGGAAGTATGCGGCTTGAAGCAAACGTATCAGTTGGACGAGTTGAGGATGTCGAAAAAGGAAAACTGCCAAATTATAAAATCGAATTGAAAAATATAAATTCCTTCCGTTTTCTTAAACGTGCGGTAGAAATTGAGATAGGACGCCATAAAGAGCTAATCAACAAAGGCGAGAAAATCGCTCAGGAAACCAGGGGATATGATGAAGCACAAGACACAACTTTCTCACAAAGGAGCAAAGAAGAGGCGAAAGATTACCGTTACTTTCCTGAACCCGATTTACCTCCTATAACTTTTGACAAAAAGACCATCGAAGCGATTCGGGCGACTCTGCCCATGCTTCCTTCGCAAAAACGTGCAAATTACAAGAAAGATTACCAATTGTCTGATAGTTATATAGAATTTCTTGTTGAAGATAAAATAATTGCGGAATATTTTGAAACCGCAATGTCATGCGACACGGGAAACAAGCTGGGTCCAAAAACAATTGCAAACGCTATGGTTAATCAAAAACTGCATGAGAAATATCCGGAACCTGCGGGTTTAGTTAAAAAGTTAATCGAAATCACCCAGATCAGCTATGCCAGTACCGAAGAAACGTTGGCTGCGATTGATAGTGTAATTTTTGAAAACCCGGCAATTGTTAAGCAATATCAAGAAGGTAAAGGACAAGTAATCGGATTTCTTATTGGCCAAGTACAAAAAATACTCGAGGGAAAAGCAAATGTAGTATATGTTCGCGAAAAATTGCTTGAAAAAATAACTAACTAA
- a CDS encoding MFS transporter, with protein sequence MLSEFKPLLRNKNFVRLWISQILSQLTVNVMNFLLLILLFNETGSAIAVALLWVAYALPAILVGPIAATYVDMSDRRKTLLYTNLIQALIIAGYAYVQSLSIFLLYGVVIIYSFFNQFYVPAEFATLPSLVKRKQYSFANGLFFLTQQSSVVLGFSLAGILNSKLGFENTMYLCSVFVFIAFLSVTGLPKTVLNKKIPKNFDDAFFAFFKEISLGYRFLKSKPSIYIPFILMLCLQITTAVVVVSAPIVALHIFKINLDLVGVFVAAPVGVGAVCASIIVPKLLKVKLRKITLIKYGLVFLSFSMLYLSLVAGRLNIMLRMSTGLFALMGVGIAFISIYIPLQTQLQEVTPVGMRGRVFGNFWFMVTIATVFPVILSGTIAELLGIRVLLSIIACVSIAGIYVINTYGYQFLEKNGMGKKASG encoded by the coding sequence ATGTTGTCAGAATTCAAACCGCTTCTTAGAAACAAAAACTTTGTGCGTTTGTGGATTTCGCAAATACTCTCGCAGTTGACGGTCAATGTAATGAACTTCCTTCTTCTAATATTGCTTTTTAACGAAACCGGATCTGCGATTGCTGTTGCACTTTTATGGGTCGCTTATGCCTTACCTGCAATTCTCGTTGGCCCCATAGCTGCAACATATGTAGACATGTCCGATCGACGGAAAACCTTGTTATACACCAATTTGATACAAGCACTAATTATTGCAGGTTATGCATATGTTCAATCCCTTAGTATATTTTTACTTTATGGTGTTGTAATCATTTATTCTTTCTTCAATCAGTTCTATGTACCGGCGGAGTTTGCAACTTTGCCTTCCCTTGTTAAAAGAAAACAATATTCGTTTGCGAACGGTCTTTTTTTCTTGACACAACAGTCGTCTGTGGTTTTGGGATTTTCGCTTGCGGGTATTTTAAATAGTAAACTAGGATTTGAAAATACGATGTACTTGTGTTCTGTATTTGTTTTTATTGCCTTTCTGAGTGTAACCGGACTTCCCAAAACCGTCCTTAACAAAAAAATACCTAAAAACTTTGATGATGCCTTTTTTGCTTTTTTCAAGGAAATATCGCTTGGTTACCGATTTTTGAAAAGTAAACCAAGTATTTATATTCCTTTTATTCTAATGCTTTGTTTGCAGATCACTACCGCTGTTGTTGTTGTAAGTGCGCCGATTGTGGCTTTACATATATTTAAAATCAACCTCGATCTGGTGGGTGTATTTGTGGCTGCACCGGTTGGAGTTGGCGCAGTTTGTGCGTCGATTATTGTACCAAAGTTGTTGAAAGTTAAGCTGAGGAAAATTACTCTAATCAAATACGGGCTCGTATTCCTATCGTTTTCGATGCTTTATTTGTCGTTGGTTGCTGGTAGGTTAAACATTATGCTCAGGATGTCAACCGGACTATTTGCGCTGATGGGAGTGGGGATTGCCTTTATTTCAATATATATTCCTTTACAAACACAACTTCAGGAAGTAACTCCCGTCGGAATGCGCGGAAGGGTATTTGGAAATTTTTGGTTTATGGTTACAATAGCAACAGTATTTCCGGTTATATTGTCCGGGACAATTGCAGAACTATTGGGTATTCGGGTTTTATTGTCTATAATAGCTTGTGTATCAATTGCTGGTATATATGTTATCAATACATATGGATATCAGTTTTTGGAAAAAAACGGTATGGGTAAAAAGGCAAGTGGTTGA
- the gatA gene encoding Asp-tRNA(Asn)/Glu-tRNA(Gln) amidotransferase subunit GatA, with product MKIPLTINETRQGLKNKDYSVVDVVNAYLDNINKHDNKLNSFITVSTSKALKKAEDLDLEIRDKGDKAFDEYPLLGVCVAHKDLYLTKGIRTTAGANVLKDYIPPYSSTVVDRLDRAGCVTLGKTNCDAWAHGASGENSDFGPTKNPWDMTRVPGGSSSGSGVAVASNFSLVATGTDTGGSIRCPANFCGVYGFKPTYGAVSRYGVVAMASSTDSMGNFSRCARDCETLFNVTKGTDGFDSTVTNFDYPIEKSANKEYVIGIPKEYFVEGIEKEVEKAVMDASKVFAENKIKLQEISLPHTKYAISVYYIIQTAEVSSNLGRYDGVRFGENRAAFSPEAKRRIMLGSYVLSSGYYDAYYLKAMKVRSKLIEDFDNAFSQVDAILAPVMPTSAFKLGEKTSNPLQMYLADILTVSANMAGIPGLAIPSGFTKNGLPLGFQLMAPRFGEATLFNLASMYETWVGYTPQVAVL from the coding sequence ATGAAAATTCCACTAACGATTAATGAAACCAGACAAGGTTTAAAAAATAAGGATTATAGCGTAGTCGACGTGGTCAACGCTTATTTGGACAATATTAATAAACACGATAACAAATTAAATTCTTTTATCACGGTTTCGACTAGTAAAGCACTAAAAAAAGCCGAGGACTTGGATCTGGAAATACGCGATAAGGGTGACAAAGCATTTGATGAATATCCGCTACTTGGGGTGTGTGTCGCACATAAAGATCTGTATCTAACCAAGGGCATACGAACAACGGCAGGAGCGAATGTGCTCAAAGACTATATCCCGCCGTATTCTTCAACCGTGGTAGACAGGTTGGATCGGGCAGGATGTGTAACACTGGGAAAAACCAATTGCGATGCATGGGCGCACGGTGCTTCGGGAGAAAATTCGGATTTTGGTCCGACAAAAAATCCGTGGGATATGACGCGAGTTCCCGGTGGTTCATCAAGCGGTTCGGGAGTAGCTGTTGCCTCAAATTTTTCTCTCGTTGCAACAGGTACCGACACAGGGGGATCAATTCGTTGCCCGGCAAATTTTTGTGGTGTATATGGATTCAAACCGACATATGGTGCTGTATCGCGATACGGTGTTGTTGCCATGGCGTCGTCCACCGATTCCATGGGTAATTTTTCAAGATGTGCCAGAGATTGCGAAACACTATTTAACGTAACTAAAGGTACTGATGGATTTGACAGCACGGTTACTAATTTTGATTACCCGATCGAAAAATCCGCCAATAAGGAATATGTAATTGGCATACCCAAAGAATATTTTGTTGAGGGTATCGAGAAAGAAGTGGAAAAAGCGGTTATGGACGCTTCAAAAGTATTTGCAGAAAATAAAATTAAATTACAAGAAATAAGCTTGCCGCACACTAAATATGCAATTTCAGTTTATTACATAATTCAGACGGCAGAGGTTTCATCCAATTTGGGTCGGTATGATGGCGTGCGTTTTGGTGAAAACAGAGCGGCGTTTTCTCCGGAAGCAAAACGGAGGATTATGTTGGGTAGTTATGTCTTGTCAAGCGGTTACTATGATGCCTATTATTTGAAAGCCATGAAAGTCAGATCAAAATTAATAGAAGATTTTGACAATGCCTTTAGTCAAGTTGATGCCATTCTTGCCCCTGTTATGCCCACCAGTGCCTTTAAATTAGGTGAAAAGACGAGTAATCCTTTGCAAATGTACTTGGCAGATATATTAACGGTATCTGCAAACATGGCGGGTATTCCGGGTCTTGCTATACCATCGGGATTTACCAAAAACGGATTACCTCTTGGATTTCAGTTAATGGCTCCAAGGTTTGGCGAGGCAACACTTTTTAATTTGGCCAGTATGTATGAGACGTGGGTCGGTTATACACCCCAAGTTGCCGTGTTGTAG
- the gatC gene encoding Asp-tRNA(Asn)/Glu-tRNA(Gln) amidotransferase subunit GatC, with the protein MAKINLTNEEVAHVAKLARLKLTDEEIEKFKVQLSEVVNYVRELDEVDTSSLVPTSQSIKMKNITRIDATDPSRTLTQKAAIAGSKRVENAYFKVPILLKKRSIKR; encoded by the coding sequence ATGGCAAAAATAAACTTAACAAACGAAGAAGTTGCGCATGTGGCTAAGTTAGCCCGTTTGAAATTAACCGACGAAGAAATTGAAAAATTCAAAGTTCAACTTTCGGAGGTGGTCAATTACGTCAGAGAACTTGATGAAGTGGATACTTCTTCGTTGGTACCGACATCACAGTCGATAAAAATGAAAAATATTACAAGGATTGATGCGACTGATCCTTCGCGCACTCTAACACAAAAAGCGGCTATTGCAGGATCAAAAAGAGTCGAGAATGCATATTTTAAAGTACCAATATTATTGAAAAAGAGAAGTATTAAACGATGA